Proteins from a genomic interval of Lactococcus protaetiae:
- the rpsD gene encoding 30S ribosomal protein S4, with translation MSRYTGPSWKQSRRYGISLTGSGKELARRNYVPGQHGPNNRSKLSEYGLQLAEKQKLRFSYGVSERQFRNLYVAATKIKEGTVGFNFMTLLEQRLDNVVYRLGLATTRRQARQFVNHGHILVDGKRVDIPSYRVQPGQVISVREKSMKVPAILEAVEATKGRANFVSFDADKLEGTLIRLPERDEINPEINEALIVEFYNKMM, from the coding sequence ATGTCACGTTACACTGGTCCATCATGGAAACAATCACGCCGTTACGGTATCTCACTTACAGGTTCTGGTAAAGAACTTGCACGTCGTAACTATGTACCTGGACAACATGGTCCAAACAATCGTTCAAAACTTTCTGAATACGGTCTTCAGTTGGCTGAAAAACAAAAACTTCGTTTCTCTTATGGTGTTTCTGAACGTCAATTCCGTAACTTGTACGTTGCAGCAACTAAAATCAAAGAAGGAACTGTTGGTTTCAACTTTATGACTTTGCTTGAACAACGTCTTGATAACGTTGTTTACCGTCTTGGTTTGGCTACAACTCGTCGTCAAGCACGTCAATTCGTTAACCACGGTCATATCCTTGTTGACGGAAAACGTGTAGATATTCCTTCATATCGCGTACAACCTGGTCAAGTGATTTCAGTTCGTGAAAAATCTATGAAAGTTCCTGCAATCCTTGAAGCTGTTGAAGCAACTAAAGGTCGTGCTAACTTTGTATCATTTGATGCTGATAAACTTGAAGGAACACTTATTCGTCTTCCAGAACGCGACGAAATTAACCCAGAAATCAACGAAGCACTTATCGTCGAATTCTACAACAAAATGATGTAA
- a CDS encoding Tex family protein — protein sequence MENSKKIAEQLNIKVSQVEKVLELTAEGNTVPFIARYRKEATGSLDEVEIKRIIDENDLLTKLSERKLSVLTKIEEQGKLTDRLKQQIEAAEKLSEVEDLYLPYKEKRRTKATIAKENGLFPLAQLIVRNVADIEEQAKNFVNELFVSADKTLQGAIDILSEAISEDATLRGWLLREIKSNSLLTSSLKTDSSDDKQVFQMYYDFSEKVSDLPNYRVLALNRGEKLGILSVKFDNNEDKILRYFAARFTAQTNKYMLVAIKDAVKKKLIPAMERSVRTELTEKAEIAAIEVFGENLKNLLLVAPLKGRVVMGFDPAYRTGAKLAIVDATGKLLMTTVIYPVKPASASQIAQAKKDLAQLIREFGVDMIAIGNGTASRESESFVAEVLKENEFSNVYYVIVSESGASVYSASELAREEFPELTVEKRSAISIARRLQDPLAELVKIEPKAIGVGQYQHDVSEKKLTENLDFVVETVVNQVGVNVNTASPALLSHVAGLNKTLAQNIVAYREENGALGTRSELKKVPRLGAKAFEQAAGFLRIPEGKNLLDNTGVHPESYSVAEQILRETGADKNPSVLTEISSAKIIELSEKFGVGRETLTDIIADLQKPGRDLRETFDAPILRQDVLSASDLQVGQQLEGVVRNVVDFGAFIDIGIKNDGLAHVSDLSKNFVKNPSDVVAVGQIVTVWVKSIDLQRGKINLTLVNPREKEK from the coding sequence ATGGAAAATAGTAAAAAAATCGCTGAACAGCTTAATATTAAAGTTTCTCAAGTTGAAAAAGTACTGGAGTTGACTGCCGAAGGGAATACAGTTCCTTTCATTGCACGTTATCGTAAGGAAGCGACAGGTTCACTTGATGAGGTAGAAATTAAGCGAATTATTGATGAAAATGACCTGCTGACAAAGCTGTCAGAGCGCAAGTTGTCAGTGCTGACAAAGATTGAGGAACAGGGCAAGCTGACGGACAGACTGAAACAGCAAATTGAGGCTGCTGAAAAATTGTCAGAAGTTGAGGATTTGTATCTCCCTTATAAAGAAAAACGCCGGACAAAGGCAACGATTGCTAAAGAAAATGGTCTTTTTCCATTAGCGCAATTGATTGTCAGAAATGTGGCTGATATAGAGGAGCAAGCGAAAAACTTTGTCAATGAACTTTTTGTCAGTGCTGACAAGACTTTGCAAGGGGCAATTGATATTCTGTCAGAAGCGATTTCTGAGGATGCAACTTTGCGTGGCTGGTTGCTTCGAGAAATTAAGTCCAATAGTTTACTGACAAGTAGCCTTAAAACTGACAGTAGCGATGATAAGCAGGTTTTTCAGATGTATTATGATTTCTCAGAAAAAGTTTCTGATTTACCCAATTATCGTGTATTAGCACTTAATCGGGGAGAAAAATTGGGGATTTTATCGGTCAAGTTTGATAATAATGAAGATAAGATTTTGCGTTATTTCGCCGCTCGTTTTACCGCTCAGACAAATAAATATATGCTAGTTGCGATTAAAGATGCGGTCAAGAAAAAGTTGATTCCAGCAATGGAACGTAGTGTTAGAACTGAACTGACAGAAAAGGCAGAGATTGCTGCGATTGAAGTATTTGGCGAAAATTTAAAAAATCTGTTACTTGTTGCACCTCTTAAGGGGCGTGTAGTCATGGGATTTGACCCTGCTTATCGGACAGGGGCAAAGCTTGCAATCGTTGATGCTACTGGTAAGTTGTTAATGACAACAGTTATCTATCCAGTTAAGCCAGCATCAGCTAGCCAAATTGCACAGGCGAAGAAGGATTTGGCACAATTGATTCGTGAATTTGGCGTAGACATGATTGCGATTGGAAATGGTACAGCGAGCCGGGAATCAGAGTCTTTTGTCGCTGAAGTATTAAAAGAAAATGAATTTTCTAATGTTTACTATGTGATTGTCAGTGAATCAGGCGCATCAGTTTATTCTGCAAGTGAACTTGCAAGAGAAGAATTCCCAGAATTGACTGTTGAAAAGCGCTCTGCAATCTCTATTGCTAGACGTCTTCAAGACCCTCTTGCTGAGCTGGTCAAGATTGAACCAAAAGCCATTGGCGTGGGGCAATATCAGCACGATGTTTCTGAGAAAAAACTCACGGAAAACTTAGATTTTGTGGTTGAAACGGTGGTCAACCAAGTTGGTGTAAATGTGAATACTGCAAGTCCAGCACTTTTGTCACACGTTGCGGGTCTTAATAAAACACTTGCACAAAATATCGTAGCTTACCGCGAAGAAAATGGCGCGCTGGGTACGCGTTCTGAGCTGAAAAAAGTGCCACGATTGGGGGCAAAAGCCTTTGAACAAGCCGCAGGATTTTTGCGAATCCCTGAAGGAAAGAATTTACTTGATAATACGGGTGTCCATCCAGAATCTTACTCTGTTGCTGAGCAAATATTACGTGAAACAGGTGCTGATAAGAATCCATCAGTACTGACAGAAATCTCGTCAGCAAAAATTATTGAGTTGTCAGAGAAATTTGGTGTTGGTCGTGAAACTTTGACAGACATTATTGCGGATTTACAAAAGCCAGGTCGTGATTTGCGAGAGACCTTTGATGCTCCGATACTTCGTCAGGATGTCCTTTCTGCCAGTGATTTGCAGGTAGGGCAACAGCTTGAAGGAGTAGTACGTAACGTTGTTGATTTCGGTGCTTTTATTGATATCGGAATCAAAAATGATGGATTAGCACACGTATCGGACCTCAGCAAAAATTTTGTAAAAAATCCAAGTGATGTTGTAGCGGTTGGACAAATCGTTACAGTCTGGGTCAAATCGATAGATTTACAACGTGGAAAAATCAATCTGACACTTGTTAATCCGCGGGAAAAAGAGAAGTAA
- the add gene encoding adenosine deaminase yields the protein MLRPETIAQMPKVELHCHLDGSLSLSCIKTLAKNAKINLNLTDEEILEKAQAPENTRNLLEYLARFDFVLPLLQSYTNLELAAYDVARQAALDNIRYIEIRFAPEQHLLQNLTLEEAVEAVVAGLSRAEEDFDIIANALICGLRQSTLEKLEKLPPIFDHINDSHLVGFDLAGDELNYPQQKFSGLLAQVNTRNVHITLHAGECPHCEQNIVDSVNMGATRIGHGIMSKNIPDYQEILISKKIVLEMAPSSNFQTKSVTRIEDYPFKQLYDKGVHVTLNTDNRTVSNTTLQKEYGKISTWYPDFGIEDFEQINHYAIDGAFIDAVEKEALHFKFNDEYKKISD from the coding sequence GTGCTTAGACCAGAAACCATCGCTCAAATGCCCAAAGTTGAACTTCATTGTCATCTTGATGGCTCGCTCAGCCTTTCTTGCATCAAAACACTTGCAAAAAATGCAAAAATTAATCTAAATCTAACAGATGAAGAAATTTTAGAAAAGGCACAGGCGCCAGAAAATACACGTAATTTACTGGAATATCTTGCACGTTTTGATTTTGTTCTCCCACTTTTGCAAAGTTACACCAACCTCGAACTAGCAGCTTATGATGTGGCGCGTCAGGCAGCCTTGGATAATATACGATATATTGAAATTCGTTTCGCCCCAGAGCAGCATCTTCTGCAAAATCTAACTCTTGAAGAAGCGGTGGAAGCTGTGGTTGCAGGTTTGTCACGTGCAGAAGAAGATTTTGATATTATTGCTAACGCACTCATTTGCGGTCTTCGTCAAAGCACATTAGAGAAATTAGAAAAATTGCCTCCTATTTTTGATCATATCAATGATTCTCACCTTGTCGGTTTTGATTTAGCAGGTGATGAATTAAATTATCCACAACAGAAATTTTCTGGCTTGTTAGCTCAAGTGAATACTAGAAATGTTCATATCACACTCCACGCTGGTGAATGTCCACATTGTGAACAAAATATTGTTGACTCAGTCAATATGGGGGCAACGCGTATTGGACATGGCATCATGAGTAAAAATATACCTGATTATCAGGAAATATTGATTTCCAAAAAGATTGTGTTAGAGATGGCACCAAGTAGTAACTTTCAGACAAAATCGGTCACACGTATTGAGGACTATCCTTTCAAACAACTCTATGATAAGGGCGTACACGTCACTTTAAATACTGATAATCGAACGGTGAGTAATACCACGCTGCAAAAAGAATATGGAAAAATTTCAACTTGGTATCCTGATTTTGGGATAGAGGATTTTGAGCAGATTAATCATTACGCGATTGACGGCGCTTTTATTGATGCAGTGGAGAAGGAAGCATTACATTTTAAATTTAATGATGAATATAAAAAAATCTCTGATTAA
- a CDS encoding nuclear transport factor 2 family protein has product MNNKEQIQQLIYDYATFADSRETQAQFELFDTNGGMSVYYPWNNGVAEEITTSEQLLDTFLALKQYETTFHFIGQVSIDLEDEQATTATAYVYTIAHHVIVAEDGSKSLMIAYLRYKDTLIKTNNTWKFKHRALYADVIENRVLK; this is encoded by the coding sequence ATGAACAACAAAGAACAAATTCAACAACTGATTTATGACTATGCAACCTTTGCAGATTCTAGGGAAACTCAGGCACAATTTGAACTTTTTGACACAAACGGAGGAATGAGCGTCTACTACCCATGGAATAATGGAGTTGCTGAGGAAATAACAACTTCTGAACAACTTCTTGATACTTTTTTAGCGCTCAAACAGTATGAAACAACCTTTCATTTCATTGGTCAGGTCTCCATTGACTTAGAAGATGAGCAAGCAACAACAGCCACTGCCTATGTCTACACCATTGCGCATCACGTTATCGTCGCAGAAGATGGCTCAAAATCCCTGATGATTGCCTACCTCCGATACAAAGATACTTTGATTAAAACTAATAATACTTGGAAATTCAAACACCGTGCGCTCTATGCAGATGTCATTGAAAACCGAGTATTAAAATAA
- a CDS encoding MerR family transcriptional regulator yields the protein MSTIQDVSKQFNVPASSIRFYERKGFLKIPRDNNGNRVFDEESLTRLELVLHYRTAGVSLQDIHEIFDSYENHQLSVKLLRKTALELDEKILELQKTREFLTNKIALHEKLAQQESEKFKNEQQRTNSTTDL from the coding sequence ATGTCCACTATTCAAGACGTTTCAAAACAGTTTAATGTTCCTGCTTCAAGTATCCGTTTTTACGAACGAAAAGGATTTCTCAAAATCCCTCGAGACAATAATGGCAATCGAGTGTTTGACGAAGAAAGTCTAACAAGACTTGAACTTGTCTTACATTATCGTACCGCTGGTGTCTCTTTACAAGATATTCATGAAATCTTTGATAGCTATGAGAACCATCAGCTTTCTGTCAAGTTACTTCGTAAAACAGCATTGGAACTCGATGAAAAAATTTTGGAACTCCAGAAAACACGGGAATTTTTGACTAATAAAATAGCTCTTCATGAAAAACTAGCTCAACAAGAAAGTGAGAAATTCAAAAATGAACAACAAAGAACAAATTCAACAACTGATTTATGA